The DNA region AGGTGGGAAAATGGAAAGGATAGCGAACGGGCGACACAGGAAAGAGCTGCGGGGAGAAGCAGTGAAGCTGGCTACGGACAGAGGCATACCGACGCTGGAGAGCGAAGCGTTGGTCCTGACCGAAGGCAACGCCGGAACGCCGGATAAGGGTTTCTAAAGCAGGTCGTCTCGGAAAGATTGGCCAGTGTCAAGCTTCCCCTCGGGAGTTGTCCCTCGACTATTTTGTTTCGCTGTTGTGCCGCGTGTTGGAGGTGACCGCAAGCGGATACTTTGGTGTCGCTATCAACTTTCCGGGGGAGATCTTCGGTGACCCTTTGCAAGATCGGAAATTGCGAACTCAAGTGTCCACTATCGGTCTTGCCATTATTTCTGTTCCTTCGCAGAAAGTGTATCTTCTTCTATCAACCACCGGCAGTCGGCTTCAAGCGGTCCCAATTTGTTTTGCACAACGTCCCAGACCACGGGAAGGCTGATGCCGTAATACTCATGAGCTAGGATGTTCCGCAGCCCCACGATTTTGCGCCATTCAATATCCGCTGTACCGGTCTTTATGGACTCCGGCAAGCGGACCGGCCGCCTCACCGACGATCTCAAGATTCCACACCACCGCATCCTGGGTCTTCCGATCCCGCGCGAACACTTCGTAATTCATTGAGGCGGTGTATTCCCGGATTTGGGCGACCGCCTTCAAGATGTCGTCTATATACAGACGGGGGTCTCTAGGCATAAACCACCTCTTGTTCTATAATCGGCTTTAAGCGAGGCTTTACGGTGTCCGCCATAACCAGGTCCACGGGCCTCTGGAGGACCTCTTCCAACATGAATTTAAGATCCATGTAATTATCAAAAGTCGGTTCGCCCAACTCCACGAGGACATCCACATCGCTTTGGGAGCTTTCGTCACCTCTGGCATAGGACCCAAAAACGCCGATGCGTGTGACGGTAAAACGTTCCTGCAACTCCCGGCGCATTGCGGCAATCTGCCGAACAACGTTTTGAGTCGTATTTTTTGTCAT from Atribacteraceae bacterium includes:
- a CDS encoding nucleotidyltransferase family protein: MTKNTTQNVVRQIAAMRRELQERFTVTRIGVFGSYARGDESSQSDVDVLVELGEPTFDNYMDLKFMLEEVLQRPVDLVMADTVKPRLKPIIEQEVVYA
- a CDS encoding HepT-like ribonuclease domain-containing protein, whose amino-acid sequence is MPRDPRLYIDDILKAVAQIREYTASMNYEVFARDRKTQDAVVWNLEIVGEAAGPLAGVHKDRYSGY